The following proteins are encoded in a genomic region of Phragmites australis chromosome 9, lpPhrAust1.1, whole genome shotgun sequence:
- the LOC133929059 gene encoding pyruvate decarboxylase 1 isoform X1 — translation METALVGNPANGVSKPTCNGVGALPVANSHAVIATPPPSAVAPAGATLGRHLARRLVQIGATDVFAIPGDFNLTLLDYLIAEPGLTLVGCCNELNAGYAADGYARARGVGACAVTFTVGGLSVLNAIAGAYSENLPLICIVGGPNSNDYGTSRILHHTIGLPDFSQELRCFQTITCYQAVVNNLDDAHEQIDTAIATALKLSKPVYISVSCNLAGLSHPTFSREPVPLFISPRLSNKANLEYAVEAAAEFLNKAVKPVMVGGPKIRVAKAMKAFASIADASGYPLAVMPSAKGLVPEHHPRFIGTYWGAVSTTFCAEIVESADAYLFAGPIFNDYSSVGYSLLLKRDKAVIVQPDRVVVGNGPAFGCILMAEFLHALAKRLKRNTTAYDNYCRIFVPDREPLKGEPNEPLRVNILFKHIKGMLSGDTAVVAETGDSWFNCQKLRLPEGCGCVSIADHLIIQEPCMFRLLILKFNNSRVMTLNRYEFQMQYGSIGWSVGATLGYAQAAKDKRVIACIGDGSFQVTAQDVSTMLRCGQNSVIFLINNGGYTIEVEIHDGPYNVIKNWDYTALVDAIHNSNGNCWTKKVRTEEELEEAIATATGAKKDCLCFIEVIVHKDDTSKELLEWGSRVSAANSRPPNPQ, via the exons ATGGAGACAGCCCTGGTCGGCAACCCAGCGAACGGCGTGTCGAAGCCGACGTGCAACGGCGTCGGCGCGCTCCCCGTGGCGAACTCCCACGCCGTCATCGCCACGCCGCCGCCCAGCGCGGTGGCCCCGGCGGGCGCCACGCTCGGCCGGCACCTGGCGCGCCGGCTCGTGCAGATCGGCGCCACCGACGTCTTCGCCATCCCTGGGGACTTCAACCTCACCCTGCTCGACTACCTCATCGCCGAGCCGGGGCTCACCCTTGTCGGCTGCTGCAACGAGCTCAACGCCGGGTACGCGGCCGACGGCTACGCGCGCGCGCGTGGCGTCGGCGCCTGCGCCGTCACGTTCACCGTCGGGGGGCTTAGCGTGCTCAACGCCATCGCCGGCGCGTACAGCGAGAACCTCCCCTTGATCTGCATCGTCGGCGGGCCCAACTCCAATGACTACGGCACCAGCCGCATCCTGCACCACACCATCGGCCTCCCGGACTTCTCCCAGGAGCTCCGGTGCTTCCAAACCATCACCTGTTACCAG GCCGTCGTGAACAACCTGGACGACGCACACGAACAGATCGACACGGCCATCGCGACCGCGCTAAAGTTGAGCAAGCCGGTCTACATCAGCGTGAGCTGCAACCTCGCCGGCCTCTCTCATCCGACGTTTAGCCGCGAGCCGGTGCCCCTGTTCATCTCACCAAG ATTGAGCAACAAGGCGAACTTAGAGTATGCAGTCGAGGCCGCGGCCGAATTCTTGAACAAGGCCGTGAAGCCGGTCATGGTCGGCGGCCCGAAGATCCGGGTGGCCAAGGCCATGAAGGCGTTCGCCAGCATCGCGGACGCCAGCGGGTACCCTTTGGCTGTGATGCCGTCCGCCAAGGGCCTCGTGCCGGAGCATCACCCTCGGTTCATCGGCACGTACTGGGGCGCCGTGAGCACAACGTTCTGCGCCGAGATCGTCGAGTCCGCGGACGCGTACCTCTTCGCCGGCCCCATCTTCAACGACTACAGCTCCGTCGGCTACTCCCTCCTGCTCAAGAGGGACAAGGCCGTCATCGTGCAGCCCGACCGCGTGGTCGTCGGCAACGGGCCGGCGTTCGGGTGCATCCTCATGGCCGAGTTCCTCCACGCGCTCGCCAAGCGGCTCAAGCGCAACACGACGGCGTACGACAACTACTGCCGGATCTTTGTCCCCGACCGCGAGCCGCTCAAGGGCGAACCCAACGAGCCCCTGAGGGTGAACATCCTCTTCAAGCACATCAAGGGCATGCTGTCTGGTGATACCGCAGTCGTCGCCGAGACCGGAGACTCATGGTTCAACTGCCAAAAGCTCAGGCTCCCAGAGGGCTGCGGGTGTGTATCAATCGCTGATCATCTTATCATCCAAGAACCATGCATGTTTAGGCTCTTAATCTTAAAATTCAATAACTCTAGGGTGATGACTTTGAACAGGTATGAGTTCCAGATGCAGTACGGTTCGATCGGGTGGTCGGTCGGCGCGACGCTCGGGTACGCCCAGGCGGCGAAGGACAAGCGTGTGATCGCGTGCATCGGCGATGGAAGCTTTCAG GTGACGGCGCAAGACGTGTCAACGATGCTGCGGTGCGGGCAGAACAGCGTCATCTTCCTGATCAACAACGGAGGGTACACCATCGAGGTTGAGATCCACGACGGCCCGTACAACGTCATCAAGAACTGGGACTACACGGCCCTGGTTGATGCCATCCACAACTCTAACGGCAACTGCTGGACCAAGAAG GTTCGCACtgaggaggagctggaggaggcgaTCGCGACCGCGACGGGCGCAAAGAAAGACTGCCTCTGCTTCATCGAGGTGATCGTGCACAAGGATGACACGAGCAAGGAGCTCCTGGAGTGGGGCTCCAGGGTCTCGGCCGCGAACAGCAGGCCACCAAATCCCCAGTGA
- the LOC133929059 gene encoding pyruvate decarboxylase 1 isoform X2, whose product METALVGNPANGVSKPTCNGVGALPVANSHAVIATPPPSAVAPAGATLGRHLARRLVQIGATDVFAIPGDFNLTLLDYLIAEPGLTLVGCCNELNAGYAADGYARARGVGACAVTFTVGGLSVLNAIAGAYSENLPLICIVGGPNSNDYGTSRILHHTIGLPDFSQELRCFQTITCYQAVVNNLDDAHEQIDTAIATALKLSKPVYISVSCNLAGLSHPTFSREPVPLFISPRLSNKANLEYAVEAAAEFLNKAVKPVMVGGPKIRVAKAMKAFASIADASGYPLAVMPSAKGLVPEHHPRFIGTYWGAVSTTFCAEIVESADAYLFAGPIFNDYSSVGYSLLLKRDKAVIVQPDRVVVGNGPAFGCILMAEFLHALAKRLKRNTTAYDNYCRIFVPDREPLKGEPNEPLRVNILFKHIKGMLSGDTAVVAETGDSWFNCQKLRLPEGCGVMTLNRYEFQMQYGSIGWSVGATLGYAQAAKDKRVIACIGDGSFQVTAQDVSTMLRCGQNSVIFLINNGGYTIEVEIHDGPYNVIKNWDYTALVDAIHNSNGNCWTKKVRTEEELEEAIATATGAKKDCLCFIEVIVHKDDTSKELLEWGSRVSAANSRPPNPQ is encoded by the exons ATGGAGACAGCCCTGGTCGGCAACCCAGCGAACGGCGTGTCGAAGCCGACGTGCAACGGCGTCGGCGCGCTCCCCGTGGCGAACTCCCACGCCGTCATCGCCACGCCGCCGCCCAGCGCGGTGGCCCCGGCGGGCGCCACGCTCGGCCGGCACCTGGCGCGCCGGCTCGTGCAGATCGGCGCCACCGACGTCTTCGCCATCCCTGGGGACTTCAACCTCACCCTGCTCGACTACCTCATCGCCGAGCCGGGGCTCACCCTTGTCGGCTGCTGCAACGAGCTCAACGCCGGGTACGCGGCCGACGGCTACGCGCGCGCGCGTGGCGTCGGCGCCTGCGCCGTCACGTTCACCGTCGGGGGGCTTAGCGTGCTCAACGCCATCGCCGGCGCGTACAGCGAGAACCTCCCCTTGATCTGCATCGTCGGCGGGCCCAACTCCAATGACTACGGCACCAGCCGCATCCTGCACCACACCATCGGCCTCCCGGACTTCTCCCAGGAGCTCCGGTGCTTCCAAACCATCACCTGTTACCAG GCCGTCGTGAACAACCTGGACGACGCACACGAACAGATCGACACGGCCATCGCGACCGCGCTAAAGTTGAGCAAGCCGGTCTACATCAGCGTGAGCTGCAACCTCGCCGGCCTCTCTCATCCGACGTTTAGCCGCGAGCCGGTGCCCCTGTTCATCTCACCAAG ATTGAGCAACAAGGCGAACTTAGAGTATGCAGTCGAGGCCGCGGCCGAATTCTTGAACAAGGCCGTGAAGCCGGTCATGGTCGGCGGCCCGAAGATCCGGGTGGCCAAGGCCATGAAGGCGTTCGCCAGCATCGCGGACGCCAGCGGGTACCCTTTGGCTGTGATGCCGTCCGCCAAGGGCCTCGTGCCGGAGCATCACCCTCGGTTCATCGGCACGTACTGGGGCGCCGTGAGCACAACGTTCTGCGCCGAGATCGTCGAGTCCGCGGACGCGTACCTCTTCGCCGGCCCCATCTTCAACGACTACAGCTCCGTCGGCTACTCCCTCCTGCTCAAGAGGGACAAGGCCGTCATCGTGCAGCCCGACCGCGTGGTCGTCGGCAACGGGCCGGCGTTCGGGTGCATCCTCATGGCCGAGTTCCTCCACGCGCTCGCCAAGCGGCTCAAGCGCAACACGACGGCGTACGACAACTACTGCCGGATCTTTGTCCCCGACCGCGAGCCGCTCAAGGGCGAACCCAACGAGCCCCTGAGGGTGAACATCCTCTTCAAGCACATCAAGGGCATGCTGTCTGGTGATACCGCAGTCGTCGCCGAGACCGGAGACTCATGGTTCAACTGCCAAAAGCTCAGGCTCCCAGAGGGCTGCGG GGTGATGACTTTGAACAGGTATGAGTTCCAGATGCAGTACGGTTCGATCGGGTGGTCGGTCGGCGCGACGCTCGGGTACGCCCAGGCGGCGAAGGACAAGCGTGTGATCGCGTGCATCGGCGATGGAAGCTTTCAG GTGACGGCGCAAGACGTGTCAACGATGCTGCGGTGCGGGCAGAACAGCGTCATCTTCCTGATCAACAACGGAGGGTACACCATCGAGGTTGAGATCCACGACGGCCCGTACAACGTCATCAAGAACTGGGACTACACGGCCCTGGTTGATGCCATCCACAACTCTAACGGCAACTGCTGGACCAAGAAG GTTCGCACtgaggaggagctggaggaggcgaTCGCGACCGCGACGGGCGCAAAGAAAGACTGCCTCTGCTTCATCGAGGTGATCGTGCACAAGGATGACACGAGCAAGGAGCTCCTGGAGTGGGGCTCCAGGGTCTCGGCCGCGAACAGCAGGCCACCAAATCCCCAGTGA
- the LOC133929059 gene encoding pyruvate decarboxylase 1 isoform X3: METALVGNPANGVSKPTCNGVGALPVANSHAVIATPPPSAVAPAGATLGRHLARRLVQIGATDVFAIPGDFNLTLLDYLIAEPGLTLVGCCNELNAGYAADGYARARGVGACAVTFTVGGLSVLNAIAGAYSENLPLICIVGGPNSNDYGTSRILHHTIGLPDFSQELRCFQTITCYQAVVNNLDDAHEQIDTAIATALKLSKPVYISVSCNLAGLSHPTFSREPVPLFISPRLSNKANLEYAVEAAAEFLNKAVKPVMVGGPKIRVAKAMKAFASIADASGYPLAVMPSAKGLVPEHHPRFIGTYWGAVSTTFCAEIVESADAYLFAGPIFNDYSSVGYSLLLKRDKAVIVQPDRVVVGNGPAFGCILMAEFLHALAKRLKRNTTAYDNYCRIFVPDREPLKGEPNEPLRVNILFKHIKGMLSGDTAVVAETGDSWFNCQKLRLPEGCGYEFQMQYGSIGWSVGATLGYAQAAKDKRVIACIGDGSFQVTAQDVSTMLRCGQNSVIFLINNGGYTIEVEIHDGPYNVIKNWDYTALVDAIHNSNGNCWTKKVRTEEELEEAIATATGAKKDCLCFIEVIVHKDDTSKELLEWGSRVSAANSRPPNPQ, from the exons ATGGAGACAGCCCTGGTCGGCAACCCAGCGAACGGCGTGTCGAAGCCGACGTGCAACGGCGTCGGCGCGCTCCCCGTGGCGAACTCCCACGCCGTCATCGCCACGCCGCCGCCCAGCGCGGTGGCCCCGGCGGGCGCCACGCTCGGCCGGCACCTGGCGCGCCGGCTCGTGCAGATCGGCGCCACCGACGTCTTCGCCATCCCTGGGGACTTCAACCTCACCCTGCTCGACTACCTCATCGCCGAGCCGGGGCTCACCCTTGTCGGCTGCTGCAACGAGCTCAACGCCGGGTACGCGGCCGACGGCTACGCGCGCGCGCGTGGCGTCGGCGCCTGCGCCGTCACGTTCACCGTCGGGGGGCTTAGCGTGCTCAACGCCATCGCCGGCGCGTACAGCGAGAACCTCCCCTTGATCTGCATCGTCGGCGGGCCCAACTCCAATGACTACGGCACCAGCCGCATCCTGCACCACACCATCGGCCTCCCGGACTTCTCCCAGGAGCTCCGGTGCTTCCAAACCATCACCTGTTACCAG GCCGTCGTGAACAACCTGGACGACGCACACGAACAGATCGACACGGCCATCGCGACCGCGCTAAAGTTGAGCAAGCCGGTCTACATCAGCGTGAGCTGCAACCTCGCCGGCCTCTCTCATCCGACGTTTAGCCGCGAGCCGGTGCCCCTGTTCATCTCACCAAG ATTGAGCAACAAGGCGAACTTAGAGTATGCAGTCGAGGCCGCGGCCGAATTCTTGAACAAGGCCGTGAAGCCGGTCATGGTCGGCGGCCCGAAGATCCGGGTGGCCAAGGCCATGAAGGCGTTCGCCAGCATCGCGGACGCCAGCGGGTACCCTTTGGCTGTGATGCCGTCCGCCAAGGGCCTCGTGCCGGAGCATCACCCTCGGTTCATCGGCACGTACTGGGGCGCCGTGAGCACAACGTTCTGCGCCGAGATCGTCGAGTCCGCGGACGCGTACCTCTTCGCCGGCCCCATCTTCAACGACTACAGCTCCGTCGGCTACTCCCTCCTGCTCAAGAGGGACAAGGCCGTCATCGTGCAGCCCGACCGCGTGGTCGTCGGCAACGGGCCGGCGTTCGGGTGCATCCTCATGGCCGAGTTCCTCCACGCGCTCGCCAAGCGGCTCAAGCGCAACACGACGGCGTACGACAACTACTGCCGGATCTTTGTCCCCGACCGCGAGCCGCTCAAGGGCGAACCCAACGAGCCCCTGAGGGTGAACATCCTCTTCAAGCACATCAAGGGCATGCTGTCTGGTGATACCGCAGTCGTCGCCGAGACCGGAGACTCATGGTTCAACTGCCAAAAGCTCAGGCTCCCAGAGGGCTGCGG GTATGAGTTCCAGATGCAGTACGGTTCGATCGGGTGGTCGGTCGGCGCGACGCTCGGGTACGCCCAGGCGGCGAAGGACAAGCGTGTGATCGCGTGCATCGGCGATGGAAGCTTTCAG GTGACGGCGCAAGACGTGTCAACGATGCTGCGGTGCGGGCAGAACAGCGTCATCTTCCTGATCAACAACGGAGGGTACACCATCGAGGTTGAGATCCACGACGGCCCGTACAACGTCATCAAGAACTGGGACTACACGGCCCTGGTTGATGCCATCCACAACTCTAACGGCAACTGCTGGACCAAGAAG GTTCGCACtgaggaggagctggaggaggcgaTCGCGACCGCGACGGGCGCAAAGAAAGACTGCCTCTGCTTCATCGAGGTGATCGTGCACAAGGATGACACGAGCAAGGAGCTCCTGGAGTGGGGCTCCAGGGTCTCGGCCGCGAACAGCAGGCCACCAAATCCCCAGTGA
- the LOC133929060 gene encoding uncharacterized protein LOC133929060: MAADDAARSSRRMDLNLYLGLPRAPRTRRPDLGSDLALGTPMLSSSSPSSSAASADAPPPETPYSPSRADLVRPPTPVHEPYCPSAPEAHPPYVPPPLPVPGTLPVLADELEFGFSDAHLGLVERMDRPSSSTASSSFRPERSKRYRRLMCLSQSRYFLPRPRRFRSDLPPLSSEAPSLENDAAAQPLEPEEPVHDTVEENKVAADGAIVGVSEDEGTERGKSAAMFECNICFEMAAEPVVTSCGHLFCWPCLYQWLHVHSSHKECPVCKGEVTEGNITPIYGRGNSGSDMEKKVPEDGNASGPNIPPRPHGNRLESFRQQFHHLRPISRRLGEAHGFLSTWRSILDQHLMNSVSRFEAPPESTVQEIAQHASRFGRMTTRLRARRLQREAENPTFIASSAPDSPPPANNTSDLPSRASSPFSSEGMDLLQHLAFAGLEDSERLATAVSDLGRIARPSHYGASTSLNPPNPELVDGTHVATALAADQASNSSTMAVIHEEAAFTESTVFTDSAGEPSNAGSSRSLRRRGRSDALGSLDVDGGDLHQNKRKRLN; this comes from the coding sequence ATGGCCGCCGATGACGCCGCGCGGAGCAGCAGACGTATGGATCTGAACCTCTACCTCGGCCTCCCCCGCGCCCCGCGCACCCGCCGCCCCGATCTCGGCTCCGACCTCGCGCTCGGCACCCCGATGCTGTCGTCGtcgtctccctcctcctcggccGCCTCCGcggacgcgccgccgccggagacgcCCTACTCGCCCTCCCGCGCCGACCTGGTGCGCCCGCCGACCCCGGTGCACGAGCCCTACTGCCCGTCCGCTCCCGAGGCGCACCCACCCTATGTGCCTCCGCCCCTGCCGGTTCCAGGGACGTTACCTGTCCTCGCTGATGAACTTGAGTTTGGTTTCTCCGACGCGCACCTGGGTCTGGTCGAGCGGATGGACCGGCCGTCGTCGTCGactgcctcttcttccttcCGCCCGGAGCGCTCCAAGCGCTACCGCCGGTTGATGTGCTTGAGTCAGTCTCGCTACTTCCTGCCAAGGCCAAGACGATTCCGGTCAGACCTTCCACCTCTCAGCTCCGAGGCCCCTAGCCTAGAGAATGACGCTGCAGCGCAACCACTGGAACCGGAAGAGCCTGTCCATGATACCGTGGAGGAGAACAAGGTGGCTGCCGATGGTGCCATTGTGGGTGTCTCGGAGGACGAAGGAACAGAGCGTGGCAAGAGTGCTGCGATGTTCGAGTGTAATATCTGCTTTGAAATGGCTGCCGAGCCGGTGGTCACTTCCTGCGGTCATCTTTTTTGCTGGCCTTGTTTATACCAGTGGTTGCATGTCCACTCCAGTCATAAGGAGTGCCCTGTCTGCAAAGGGGAGGTGACTGAAGGGAACATTACTCCTATCTATGGGAGAGGGAATTCTGGTTCGGATATGGAGAAGAAGGTTCCAGAGGATGGCAATGCATCTGGCCCTAATATTCCACCAAGGCCGCATGGGAATCGGCTCGAGAGCTTCCGGCAGCAGTTCCACCATTTGCGACCCATATCTAGAAGGCTTGGTGAGGCACATGGCTTTTTGTCTACTTGGAGAAGCATTCTTGATCAGCACTTGATGAATAGCGTGAGTAGATTTGAAGCGCCTCCTGAATCAACTGTCCAGGAAATTGCTCAGCATGCAAGCCGTTTTGGCCGAATGACTACTAGGTTGAGGGCAAGGAGGTTGCAAAGAGAAGCGGAAAACCCTACATTCATTGCTTCATCTGCTCCAGATAGTCCGCCGCCTGCAAACAATACATCCGATCTGCCCAGTCGAGCTTCGAGTCCATTTTCCTCGGAAGGGATGGATTTATTGCAACACCTTGCCTTTGCTGGCCTTGAAGATTCAGAAAGGTTGGCGACTGCTGTGAGTGACCTTGGACGAATTGCTAGGCCAAGCCACTATGGGGCATCAACTTCATTGAACCCACCAAATCCTGAGCTGGTTGATGGAACTCATGTTGCCACGGCATTGGCTGCAGATCAGGCTTCTAATTCAAGCACCATGGCTGTGATTCATGAAGAAGCTGCTTTTACTGAAAGCACTGTTTTCACTGATAGTGCAGGAGAACCTAGTAATGCAGGGTCTTCAAGATCCctgaggagaagaggaagaagtgaTGCCTTGGGTTCTTTGGATGTAGATGGTGGGGACCTACATCAGAACAAGAGAAAGCGGCTGAACTAA
- the LOC133928128 gene encoding NAC domain-containing protein 83-like, producing the protein MTAKLAVPRGSRLLPTDDALLSAYLRRKIAVEPLPAAAFFHDADICAAGPAKITGDYQAGMRLESVSWFFFTRARPENNGHGGPEPRAVGGGEGAWHVDSVGARDVVDEC; encoded by the coding sequence ATGACTGCTAAACTTGCAGTGCCCCGCGGGTCTCGTCTTCTCCCCACGGACGACGCGCTGCTCTCAGCCTACCTCCGCCGCAAGATCGCAGTCGAGCCGCTCCCCGCCGCTGCGTTCTTCCACGACGCCGACATATGTGCCGCGGGCCCCGCCAAGATCACGGGGGACTACCAGGCCGGGATGAGGCTCGAGAGCGTATCCTGGTTCTTCTTCACCCGCGCGAGGCCCGAGAACAACGGCCACGGCGGCCCGGAGCCCCGCGCGGTCGGGGGCGGTGAGGGCGCTTGGCACGTTGACAGTGTCGGCGCTAGGGACGTGGTCGACGAGTGCTGA
- the LOC133929061 gene encoding uncharacterized protein LOC133929061 has translation MAAAADPAADQHPKDAEPHEPSVEPRADAEFSEEYSEDEEVDEEEEELEGPAAAAVERERVQSVFRRLSSDPVGIRVHDVAIKGNSKTRDELIEAEVADLLRAAPTVQDLLRAASVASARLHRLDVFDAVKITLDAGPPELPGTTNVVIEVVEAANPVTGTAGVYSKPEAKSWSLEGSLKLKNLFGYGDIWDASGAYGWDQTSEVGIGVSLPRFKTIPTPLMARASLSSQDWLKFSSYKERLLGLSFGLLSTMNHDLSYNLTWRTLTDPLRVSSEAIRRQLGHNLLSALKYTYKIDGRDSHLRPTKGYAFLSTSQVGGLWDSRALKFFRQEFDARGAVPLGFYNSALNVGIGAGVILPLGKGFMDSSSPVPDRFYLGGHSSPVCSLSGLSSLLGFRIRGVGPTAPQRLVPGESDGGSAAPLGRDYLGGDLTVSAFADLSFDLPLKLFRDAGIHGHAFLTVGNLAKLSEGEYKKFSVSEFRRTFRSSAGVGIILPTKLFRVEVNYCYILKQAECDSGKTGIQFSFSSPM, from the exons ATGGCAGCGGCCGCCGATCCCGCCGCCGACCAACACCCTAAGGACGCTGAGCCCCATGAGCCCTCCGTAGAACCCAGAGCCGATGCCGAGTTCTCCGAGGAGTACAGCGAGGATGAAGAggtggacgaggaggaggaggagctggaagggccggcggccgcggcggtggAGCGGGAGAGGGTGCAGTCCGTGTTCCGGCGTCTGTCATCAGACCCAGTGGGGATCCGCGTCCACGATGTGGCCATCAAGGGCAACTCCAAGACGCGGGACGAGCTCATCGAGGCGGAGGTCGCCGACCTGCTCCGCGCCGCGCCGACCGTGCAGGACCTGCTCCGCGCCGCGAGCGTCGCCAGCGCGCGGCTGCACCGGCTCGACGTGTTCGACGCCGTCAAAATCACGCTCGACGCAGGCCCGCCCGAGCTGCCCGGCACCACCAACGTCGTCATCGAGGTCGTCGAGGCCGCCAATCCCGTCACGGGAACCGCCGGCGTCTATTCCAAGCCCGAG GCAAAATCTTGGTCATTGGAAGGgtcactcaagttgaagaaCTTGTTTGGCTATGGTGACATCTGGGATGCTTCAGGTGCGTATGGTTGGGACCAAACATCAGAGGTTGGCATTGGAGTCTCCCTCCCAAGGTTTAAAACAATACCAACACCGTTGATGGCCCGGGCATCATTGTCCTCACAAGATTGGCTAAAGTTTTCATCATACAAGGAGCGCCTACTTGGCCTTTCATTTGGTTTGCTTTCAACCATGAACCATGACTTGTCTTATAACCTTACATGGCGTACTTTAACTGATCCATTACGTGTCTCATCGGAGGCCATAAGGAGGCAGTTAGGGCATAATCTTCTGTCTGCGTTGAAGTATACATACAAGATTGATGGAAGGGATTCACATCTCAGGCCAACGAAAGGATATGCATTTCTGTCAACTTCTCAAGTTGGCGGTCTATGGGATAGCAGAGCATTGAAATTTTTTCGGCAG GAGTTTGATGCTCGTGGTGCTGTGCCTTTGGGATTCTATAATTCTGCTCTCAATGTGGGCATTGGAGCAGGTGTCATTTTACCACTAGGAAAAGGATTCATGGATTCGTCTTCACCTGTGCCTGATAGATTTTACCTTGGAGGTCATTCTTCTCCGGTTTGCAGCTTGAGCGGACTCTCATCCTTGTTGGGTTTCAGAATAAGAGGAGTTGGCCCAACCGCACCACAGAGGCTTGTCCCTGGCGAATCTGATGGTGGCTCTGCTGCCCCTCTAGGAAGGGATTACTTAGGAGGTGATCTCACTGTTTCCGCCTTCGCTGACCTTTCTTTTGATTTACCTCTGAAGTTATTTAGAGATGCTGGAATACATGGGCACGCATTTCTCACTGTTGGGAACCTTGCGAAATTGTCGGAGGGTGAGTATAAGAAGTTCTCAGTTTCTGAATTTCGGCGCACATTTAGGAGCTCTGCAGGTGTTGGCATTATTTTGCCCACTAAACTTTTCCGAGTGGAG GTGAACTACTGTTACATTCTAAAACAAGCTGAGTGTGACAGTGGAAAGACCGGAATCCAGTTCAGCTTCTCCTCGCCCATGTAG